One stretch of Microbacterium terrae DNA includes these proteins:
- the gatA gene encoding Asp-tRNA(Asn)/Glu-tRNA(Gln) amidotransferase subunit GatA, with protein sequence MTDLTKLSAAALADKLASGEVSSVEATQAHLDRIAAVDGDVHAFLHVSDHALDVAADIDRRRAAGETLGPVAGVPLAIKDVLVTTDMPSTSGSKILEGFMSPYDATVVARARAAGLVPLGKTNMDEFAMGSSTEHSAYGPTRNPWDLDRIPGGSGGGSAAAVAAFEAPLALGSDTGGSIRQPAHVTGTVGLKPTYGGVSRYGAIALASSLDQVGPVTRTVLDSGLLHDVIGGHDPHDSTSLTDSWPSFAAAAREGATGEVLKGLKVGVITELPDSGFQAGVSASFRAALAAMEAQGAEIVEISAPHFEYGVAAYYLILPAEASSNLAKFDSVRFGLRLDVPGGTVEDVMAKTRDAGFGDEVKRRIILGTYALSAGYYDAYYGSAQKVRTLIQRDFDQAFAQVDVIATPSAPTTAFRLGEKIDDPLQMYLNDVTTIPANLAGVPGISIPSGLAEEDGLPVGIQFLAPAREDARLYRVGAALEALLVDSWGGPLLDRAPVLRQAQGPTGGAR encoded by the coding sequence GTGACCGATCTGACGAAGCTGAGCGCCGCCGCGCTCGCTGACAAGCTCGCCTCCGGCGAAGTATCGAGCGTCGAGGCCACCCAGGCCCACCTCGATCGCATCGCCGCGGTGGACGGCGACGTGCACGCGTTCCTCCACGTGAGCGACCACGCCCTCGACGTGGCGGCCGACATCGACCGTCGTCGTGCCGCCGGCGAGACGCTCGGCCCCGTCGCGGGGGTTCCGCTCGCCATCAAGGACGTCCTCGTGACGACCGACATGCCCTCCACGAGCGGATCGAAGATCCTCGAGGGGTTCATGTCGCCCTACGATGCGACTGTCGTCGCGCGCGCTCGCGCGGCAGGACTCGTGCCGCTCGGCAAGACGAACATGGACGAGTTCGCGATGGGCTCGTCCACCGAGCACTCCGCGTACGGTCCCACCCGCAACCCGTGGGACCTCGACCGCATCCCCGGCGGCTCCGGGGGCGGCTCGGCCGCCGCCGTCGCCGCGTTCGAGGCACCTCTCGCCCTCGGCTCCGACACCGGCGGCTCGATCCGCCAGCCGGCGCACGTCACCGGAACGGTCGGACTCAAGCCCACCTACGGCGGCGTGAGCCGATACGGCGCCATCGCGCTGGCCTCGTCGCTCGACCAGGTCGGCCCGGTCACCCGCACGGTGCTCGACTCGGGCCTCCTGCACGACGTCATCGGCGGGCACGACCCGCACGACTCGACCTCGCTCACCGACAGCTGGCCGTCGTTCGCCGCGGCCGCCCGAGAGGGCGCGACCGGCGAGGTTCTCAAGGGTCTCAAGGTCGGCGTCATCACCGAGCTCCCCGACAGCGGCTTCCAGGCCGGGGTGTCGGCATCCTTCCGGGCTGCGCTCGCGGCGATGGAGGCGCAGGGCGCGGAGATCGTCGAGATCAGCGCCCCGCACTTCGAGTACGGGGTCGCGGCGTATTACCTGATCCTCCCAGCGGAGGCGTCGAGCAACCTCGCCAAGTTCGACTCGGTGCGCTTCGGCCTACGTCTGGACGTCCCGGGCGGAACCGTCGAGGACGTCATGGCCAAGACGCGCGACGCCGGCTTCGGCGACGAGGTCAAGCGCCGCATCATCCTGGGCACCTATGCGCTGTCGGCGGGGTACTACGACGCGTATTACGGGTCGGCCCAGAAGGTGCGCACGCTCATCCAGCGCGACTTCGACCAGGCGTTCGCGCAGGTCGACGTCATCGCGACGCCGTCGGCGCCGACGACCGCCTTCCGCCTCGGCGAGAAGATCGACGACCCGCTGCAGATGTACCTCAACGACGTCACCACCATCCCCGCGAACCTCGCCGGGGTCCCCGGCATCTCGATCCCGTCGGGCCTCGCCGAGGAGGACGGGCTTCCCGTGGGCATCCAGTTCCTCGCGCCCGCCCGCGAAGACGCCCGCCTCTACCGGGTGGGTGCGGCGCTCGAGGCTCTGCTGGTCGACTCCTGGGGCGGACCGCTGCTGGATCGCGCCCCTGTCCTGCGACAAGCTCAGGGTCCGACGGGAGGAGCCCGCTGA
- the gatB gene encoding Asp-tRNA(Asn)/Glu-tRNA(Gln) amidotransferase subunit GatB, with protein sequence MAKDKLMDFDKALELFEPVLGFEIHVELNTETKMFSAAANPAHPANHDAAPNTLVAPVDMGLPGSLPVVNETAVRSSISLGLALGCSIAPSSRFARKNYFYPDLGKNYQISQYDEPIAFEGQVEIELADGTIVEIPIERAHMEEDAGKLTHMGGSTGRIQGAEYSLVDYNRAGVPLVEIVTKPIMGAEHRAPEIAKAYIATIRDIVIGLGISEARMERGNLRCDANVSLRPRVAPGETAHPLGTRTETKNVNSMRSVERAVRYEIQRQAAILAGGGSITQETRHWHEDTGTTSPGRPKSDADDYRYFPEPDLLPVVPALELIEQLRSELPEPPAARRRRLKADWGFSDIDFQGVVNAGLLSEVEATVAAGAAPAAARKWWTGELLRIANADDKEPAELVSPAEVAELQGLVDAGTLTDKLARQVLEGMIAGEGTPQQIVDARGLAVVSDDGALIAAIDEALAAQPDVLEKIRDGKVQAAGAVIGAVMKAMKGQADAARVRELVLERAAAQ encoded by the coding sequence ATGGCGAAGGACAAGCTGATGGACTTCGACAAGGCGCTCGAGCTCTTCGAGCCGGTGCTCGGGTTCGAGATCCACGTCGAGCTCAACACCGAGACGAAGATGTTCTCCGCGGCGGCGAACCCCGCGCACCCCGCGAACCACGACGCCGCGCCCAACACCCTGGTGGCTCCGGTCGACATGGGTCTTCCCGGTTCGCTCCCGGTCGTCAACGAGACCGCCGTGCGCTCGTCGATCAGCCTGGGCCTGGCGCTCGGCTGTTCGATCGCACCGTCGAGCCGGTTCGCGCGGAAGAACTACTTCTACCCCGACCTCGGCAAGAACTACCAGATCTCGCAGTACGACGAGCCGATCGCGTTCGAGGGCCAGGTCGAGATCGAACTCGCCGACGGCACCATCGTGGAGATCCCGATCGAGCGGGCGCACATGGAGGAGGATGCAGGCAAGCTCACTCACATGGGTGGCTCGACCGGCCGCATCCAGGGCGCGGAGTACTCGCTCGTCGACTACAATCGTGCGGGCGTGCCGCTCGTCGAGATCGTGACGAAGCCGATCATGGGGGCCGAGCACCGCGCGCCCGAGATCGCGAAGGCGTACATCGCAACGATCCGCGACATCGTCATCGGCCTCGGCATCTCGGAGGCGCGCATGGAGCGGGGGAACCTCCGCTGCGACGCGAACGTTTCGCTGCGCCCCCGCGTCGCGCCCGGCGAGACCGCGCACCCGCTCGGCACCCGCACCGAGACTAAGAACGTCAACTCGATGCGGTCGGTCGAGCGTGCCGTGCGCTACGAGATCCAGCGGCAGGCGGCGATCCTCGCCGGCGGCGGGTCGATCACGCAGGAGACGCGCCACTGGCATGAGGACACCGGCACAACGTCGCCCGGTCGCCCGAAGTCCGACGCCGACGACTACCGCTACTTCCCCGAGCCCGACCTCCTTCCGGTCGTCCCCGCTCTCGAGCTGATCGAGCAGCTGCGCTCGGAGCTGCCCGAGCCGCCGGCGGCACGTCGTCGCCGACTCAAGGCGGACTGGGGCTTCAGCGACATCGACTTCCAGGGCGTGGTGAACGCCGGGCTCCTGAGCGAGGTCGAGGCCACCGTGGCCGCCGGCGCCGCGCCGGCCGCCGCCCGCAAGTGGTGGACCGGTGAGCTTCTGCGCATCGCGAATGCCGACGACAAGGAGCCCGCGGAGCTCGTGAGCCCTGCCGAGGTGGCCGAGCTGCAGGGCCTCGTCGACGCGGGAACGCTCACCGACAAGCTCGCGCGTCAGGTGCTCGAGGGCATGATCGCCGGCGAGGGCACCCCGCAGCAGATCGTCGATGCCCGCGGCCTCGCGGTCGTCTCCGACGACGGCGCGCTCATCGCGGCCATCGATGAGGCCCTCGCCGCGCAGCCCGACGTGCTGGAGAAGATCCGCGACGGCAAGGTGCAGGCCGCCGGCGCCGTCATCGGCGCCGTCATGAAGGCGATGAAGGGCCAGGCGGATGCCGCGCGCGTGCGCGAGCTCGTCCTGGAGCGCGCCGCCGCACAGTAG
- the dinB gene encoding DNA polymerase IV, translated as MGRGDGTGRLASPPDADDTGAGILHVDMDAFFAAVAVLDDPTLKGKPIIVGAPEGRGVVSSASYEARRFGVRSAMPVGQALRLCPTAIVVSSPYARYLEESAKVMDVFRSFTPLVEPLSIDEAFLDVRGARRLWGPPGQIARMLRERVLAETGLTCSVGAAATKHVAKIASTLSKPDGLLIVAEADTARFLAPLSVRALWGVGPKASEALENRGIRTVADVLQTPDAVIDRVLGAAMGTRIRQLVRGVDARSVETTHVEKSIGHEETFEVDIADDAVLRSELRRLADRVGGRLRSHGWEAMTVAIKVRFADFTTISRSQTLAEPTDVGQRIGDAAHELFAGVDRRQAVRLVGVRAERLRPAGQTPTGLWDDDAEWRRVEGALDVAAAKFGRGAVTRANLLGPQRGGGTLPSNPRPAGLDQG; from the coding sequence ATGGGACGCGGTGACGGTACAGGACGCCTCGCGTCGCCTCCCGATGCAGACGACACCGGCGCCGGCATCCTGCACGTCGATATGGACGCGTTCTTCGCGGCTGTCGCGGTCCTCGACGACCCGACCCTGAAAGGGAAGCCGATCATCGTCGGTGCGCCGGAGGGGCGTGGCGTCGTCTCCAGTGCCTCATACGAGGCCCGGCGCTTCGGCGTCCGCTCCGCGATGCCCGTCGGACAGGCGCTGCGGCTGTGCCCGACGGCGATCGTGGTGAGCTCGCCGTACGCGCGGTATCTGGAGGAGTCGGCGAAGGTGATGGATGTGTTCCGCAGCTTCACGCCGCTCGTCGAGCCGCTCTCCATCGACGAGGCGTTCCTCGATGTGCGCGGTGCGCGGCGCCTCTGGGGCCCGCCCGGGCAGATCGCCCGGATGCTGCGCGAACGTGTGCTCGCCGAGACCGGGCTCACCTGCTCGGTCGGTGCGGCCGCCACCAAGCACGTCGCGAAGATCGCGTCGACGCTGAGCAAGCCCGACGGGCTGCTGATCGTCGCCGAGGCCGACACGGCGCGCTTCCTGGCGCCGTTGTCGGTGCGGGCGCTCTGGGGCGTCGGCCCGAAGGCGTCGGAGGCCCTCGAGAACCGGGGGATCCGCACCGTCGCCGACGTGCTGCAGACTCCCGACGCCGTGATCGACCGTGTGCTCGGCGCGGCGATGGGAACGCGGATCCGCCAGCTCGTGCGCGGAGTCGACGCACGCTCGGTGGAGACCACCCACGTCGAGAAGAGCATCGGCCACGAAGAGACCTTCGAGGTCGACATCGCGGACGATGCCGTGCTGCGCTCGGAGCTGCGCCGGCTCGCAGACCGCGTGGGTGGGCGTCTGCGCTCGCACGGCTGGGAGGCGATGACGGTCGCGATCAAGGTGCGCTTCGCGGACTTCACCACGATCAGCCGATCGCAGACGCTGGCCGAGCCGACGGACGTCGGACAGCGGATCGGCGACGCCGCGCACGAGCTGTTCGCGGGGGTCGATCGCCGCCAGGCGGTACGCCTCGTGGGCGTCCGCGCCGAGCGGCTGCGACCGGCCGGTCAGACGCCCACCGGCCTGTGGGACGACGACGCCGAATGGCGGCGCGTCGAAGGCGCGCTCGACGTCGCCGCCGCGAAGTTCGGTCGAGGGGCGGTCACGCGCGCGAACCTGCTCGGTCCGCAGCGCGGCGGCGGCACACTCCCGTCGAATCCACGGCCGGCGGGCCTCGACCAGGGCTGA
- a CDS encoding nucleoside/nucleotide kinase family protein, with the protein MSSASSRSSGDAVADALDDAADRIIRAVAAVGAANPVVLIDGRSGAGKTSLARRVVGRWPLSGRVQLVALDSIYPGWDGMDAGVAIARDEILFPHARGLVGVWQRWDWELGEPAEANAVDPSLPLIVEGCGILTPSTARVSDVRAWVDSPTLSRKGRALARDGDAFRPHWARWAAQEDAHISRDDPQRLAGIAVHVP; encoded by the coding sequence GTGTCATCCGCGTCCTCAAGAAGTAGCGGCGACGCGGTAGCCGACGCGCTCGACGACGCAGCCGACCGCATCATCCGCGCGGTCGCCGCCGTCGGCGCGGCGAATCCCGTCGTGCTCATCGACGGTCGAAGTGGTGCGGGCAAGACATCGCTGGCACGCCGTGTCGTCGGTCGGTGGCCCCTGAGCGGTCGGGTGCAGCTGGTCGCACTCGATTCGATCTATCCCGGCTGGGACGGGATGGATGCCGGCGTGGCGATCGCCCGCGACGAGATCCTGTTCCCGCACGCCCGCGGGCTCGTCGGGGTGTGGCAGCGGTGGGACTGGGAGCTCGGCGAGCCCGCGGAGGCGAATGCGGTCGACCCGTCGCTTCCGCTCATCGTCGAGGGCTGCGGCATCCTGACGCCGTCGACCGCGCGGGTGTCGGATGTGCGGGCGTGGGTGGACTCGCCGACGCTGTCGCGCAAGGGCCGGGCACTCGCGCGGGACGGTGACGCGTTCCGCCCGCACTGGGCACGGTGGGCGGCGCAGGAGGACGCGCACATCTCGCGGGACGATCCGCAGAGACTCGCAGGGATCGCCGTCCACGTTCCGTGA